One Curtobacterium herbarum genomic window carries:
- a CDS encoding carbohydrate ABC transporter permease, with protein sequence MSASTTAPATPRRPRTGPDGPKRRRGGAGRAEAIAGWVFTAPTLVILGVFLAVPVLMALWVSLSDWQGVGSPFGAGVSFVGGKNYEQLLSGGSLIEQQFGTSLRNNLWYVVFVVPIQTAVALGLALLVNRQVIRGRGFFRTAFYFPSVTSSVAITVLWLFLFSSTGAVNKILALVGIAGPNWFNEPTGLFTAIGHGLGIQQGPALLTDHTMLGISYWEWLSGPSVAMCAYIIMAIFTTSGTFMLLFIAALQNLSGDIDEAAMLDGAGSWSRFWLVTLPQLRTTLFTVLTLGLIGTWQVFDQIYTGTKGAPANTTLTPAYLSYQASFNDQQWGVGASIAFILFGIIVVLTLLQRLILRDRKVSRRRMRWIENVRPAAAATKEQQR encoded by the coding sequence ATGAGCGCAAGCACCACGGCACCCGCCACCCCGCGACGGCCACGAACCGGGCCGGACGGGCCGAAGCGTCGCCGCGGCGGGGCAGGACGAGCAGAAGCCATCGCCGGATGGGTGTTCACCGCACCCACCCTCGTGATCCTCGGCGTCTTCCTCGCCGTGCCCGTGCTGATGGCGCTCTGGGTGAGCCTGTCCGACTGGCAGGGAGTCGGCAGCCCGTTCGGGGCCGGCGTCTCGTTCGTCGGTGGGAAGAACTACGAGCAGCTCCTCTCCGGCGGCTCGCTGATCGAGCAGCAGTTCGGCACGTCGCTGCGCAACAACCTCTGGTACGTCGTCTTCGTCGTCCCGATCCAGACCGCCGTCGCCCTGGGCCTGGCGCTCCTGGTGAACCGGCAGGTCATCCGCGGCCGTGGTTTCTTCCGTACCGCGTTCTACTTCCCGTCGGTCACCTCGTCGGTGGCGATCACCGTGCTGTGGCTCTTCTTGTTCTCCTCCACCGGAGCGGTGAACAAGATCCTCGCCCTGGTCGGCATCGCCGGCCCGAACTGGTTCAACGAGCCCACCGGCCTGTTCACGGCGATCGGGCACGGCCTCGGCATCCAGCAGGGCCCGGCACTGCTGACCGACCACACCATGCTCGGCATCTCCTACTGGGAGTGGCTCTCCGGCCCGTCGGTGGCGATGTGTGCGTACATCATCATGGCGATCTTCACCACGTCCGGAACGTTCATGCTGCTGTTCATCGCCGCGCTGCAGAACCTCTCCGGCGACATCGACGAAGCTGCGATGCTCGACGGTGCCGGGTCCTGGAGCCGTTTCTGGCTCGTCACCCTCCCGCAGCTGCGAACGACGCTCTTCACCGTCCTCACGCTCGGCCTCATCGGCACGTGGCAGGTGTTCGACCAGATCTACACCGGTACCAAGGGTGCGCCGGCGAACACCACACTGACCCCCGCCTACCTGTCCTACCAAGCGTCGTTCAACGACCAGCAGTGGGGTGTGGGCGCATCGATCGCGTTCATCCTGTTCGGGATCATCGTCGTCCTCACCCTCCTGCAACGACTGATCCTGCGTGACCGGAAGGTCTCCCGCCGCCGCATGCGGTGGATCGAGAACGTCCGTCCCGCCGCGGCCGCCACGAAGGAGCAGCAGCGATGA
- a CDS encoding carbohydrate ABC transporter permease, with the protein MTASTPAAAAQAGVAINPRGTSEPKRRRKLPPSAVLGKITLYVVLTVIALVYLLPFFVDIVNSFKTDEDASLNPLSLPATWTTAAFTTLFNNSDFPTWLKNSFIVAFFVTLGRIFFDSLAGYALARLRFRGRGVVFGAVVAVMAVPSVVLLIPKFLVINQLGIYDSYAGMIIPLLVDAAGVFIMKNFFESIPVSVEEQARIDGAGTFRTFWSIVLPMARPAVVTITILSFQGSWNELSQFIVSSSSPELTTLTKGVAGLASGQLSAGNQFPIKLAAAFVMTIPVAIAFFVFQRRIMNSSDGAVKE; encoded by the coding sequence ATGACCGCCAGCACCCCCGCGGCCGCCGCGCAAGCGGGCGTCGCCATCAACCCGCGAGGCACGTCGGAACCGAAGCGCCGCCGGAAGCTGCCGCCGTCGGCGGTCCTCGGCAAGATCACCCTCTACGTCGTCCTGACCGTCATCGCGCTGGTCTACCTGCTGCCGTTCTTCGTCGACATCGTCAACTCCTTCAAGACCGACGAAGACGCATCCCTCAACCCGCTCTCGCTGCCGGCGACGTGGACCACCGCTGCGTTCACGACCCTGTTCAACAACTCGGACTTCCCGACCTGGCTGAAGAACTCCTTCATCGTCGCGTTCTTCGTCACCCTCGGCCGGATCTTCTTCGACTCCCTCGCCGGCTACGCGCTCGCCCGCCTCCGGTTCCGCGGTCGCGGCGTCGTCTTCGGCGCCGTCGTCGCAGTCATGGCAGTCCCGAGCGTCGTACTGCTCATCCCGAAGTTCCTCGTCATCAACCAGCTCGGCATCTACGACTCCTACGCCGGCATGATCATCCCCCTGCTCGTCGACGCTGCAGGCGTGTTCATCATGAAGAACTTCTTCGAGTCCATCCCCGTCAGCGTCGAGGAACAAGCCCGCATCGACGGTGCCGGCACGTTCCGCACCTTCTGGTCCATCGTGCTGCCGATGGCCCGCCCCGCAGTGGTGACCATCACGATCCTGTCCTTCCAGGGCTCGTGGAACGAGCTGTCGCAGTTCATCGTCTCGAGCTCCTCACCAGAACTGACGACGCTCACCAAGGGCGTCGCGGGCCTCGCTTCTGGGCAGCTCAGTGCCGGGAACCAGTTCCCCATCAAGCTCGCCGCCGCATTCGTGATGACGATCCCCGTCGCGATCGCGTTCTTCGTCTTCCAGCGCCGGATCATGAACTCCAGCGACGGAGCCGTGAAGGAGTGA
- a CDS encoding amylo-alpha-1,6-glucosidase has product MTLVNPPAPAPTTPSSAPKQPLLHDALVTLTAPTHVWAAPDGSIGSFPVQGYWTGDQRIVSAIRTTVAGTDVEHIATARRDGAHTRCTALLRGLDAPGADPDTRLDHDRSTRTDGIDEQYTVTTRQTSPVDVTLTIRITTDATGMDAIKSGAAPTGAQPDTTPTGATWCSDLTTVTLTAPGAVITIDATDVVVTWTDTATAGRPAVFRYTVTSTTDDTVVEGVTAARPWTTPTGVADHRLQAWLEQASTDLDNLRMRLTGGQDEFLAAGAPWFFTLFGRDSIWAARFLLPVTTELAASTLRVLASLQGTKVDPVTAEQPGKIMHEIRSESLAIDNDELTLSPLYYGTIDATPLWICLLHDAWRAGMPEEEVRALVPALEQALAWMRDYGDSDGDGFLEYVDESGRGLANQGWKDSGDSVQWHDGSLADGPIALCEVQAYAYEAAVHGADILDALDRDGGDAWRSWAATLQTKFRDQFWLADSISAYPAIALDVHKRPVDTVTSNIGHLVGTGLLSADEERTIADRLVAPDMASGFGLRTLSTTAGGFWPLSYHGGSVWTHDTAIAIDGLTRAGLTDQARTLAEGLLRAAVTFDYRMPELHSGDDAADVIAPVPYPAACRPQAWSAASAFPVWVALR; this is encoded by the coding sequence ATGACGCTTGTGAATCCTCCCGCACCCGCCCCGACCACCCCGAGCTCCGCACCCAAGCAGCCGCTCCTGCACGATGCGCTCGTCACCCTCACCGCCCCCACCCATGTCTGGGCTGCCCCGGATGGCAGTATCGGCAGCTTCCCGGTGCAGGGCTACTGGACCGGCGACCAGCGCATCGTCTCCGCCATCCGCACCACGGTGGCAGGCACTGACGTCGAGCACATCGCCACCGCACGTCGCGACGGCGCACACACCCGCTGCACCGCGCTCCTCCGCGGCCTCGACGCTCCCGGCGCCGATCCCGACACCCGGCTCGACCACGACCGCAGCACCCGCACGGACGGCATCGACGAGCAGTACACCGTCACCACCCGGCAGACCAGCCCGGTCGACGTCACGCTGACGATCCGGATCACCACCGACGCCACCGGCATGGACGCCATCAAGAGCGGTGCCGCACCGACGGGCGCGCAGCCGGACACAACCCCGACCGGAGCGACATGGTGCTCGGACCTGACCACGGTCACCCTCACCGCGCCCGGAGCCGTCATCACCATCGACGCCACGGACGTCGTCGTGACCTGGACCGACACCGCCACCGCGGGGCGCCCGGCAGTCTTCAGGTACACCGTGACGAGCACGACCGACGACACCGTCGTCGAAGGTGTCACCGCTGCGCGCCCCTGGACCACGCCGACCGGCGTCGCGGACCACCGCCTCCAGGCCTGGCTCGAGCAGGCATCCACCGACCTCGACAACCTCCGCATGCGCCTCACCGGCGGGCAGGACGAGTTCCTCGCAGCCGGCGCACCCTGGTTCTTCACCCTCTTCGGGCGGGACTCGATCTGGGCGGCACGGTTCCTGCTCCCCGTCACCACAGAGCTCGCTGCATCCACGCTCCGCGTGCTCGCCTCACTGCAGGGAACGAAGGTCGATCCGGTCACCGCGGAGCAGCCGGGCAAGATCATGCACGAGATCCGCTCAGAGTCCCTCGCGATCGACAACGACGAGCTCACCCTGTCCCCGCTGTACTACGGCACCATCGACGCGACCCCGCTGTGGATCTGTCTGCTCCACGACGCTTGGCGCGCCGGCATGCCGGAGGAGGAAGTACGCGCGCTGGTCCCGGCCCTCGAACAGGCGCTGGCGTGGATGCGCGACTACGGCGACTCCGACGGCGACGGTTTCCTCGAGTACGTCGACGAGTCCGGCCGTGGCCTTGCGAACCAAGGGTGGAAGGACTCCGGCGACAGTGTCCAGTGGCACGACGGCAGCCTCGCTGACGGGCCGATCGCGCTCTGCGAAGTGCAGGCCTACGCCTACGAAGCAGCCGTCCACGGCGCAGACATCCTCGACGCTCTCGACCGCGACGGTGGCGACGCGTGGCGCAGCTGGGCAGCGACGCTGCAGACGAAGTTCCGCGACCAGTTCTGGCTGGCCGACAGCATCAGCGCGTACCCGGCCATCGCCCTCGACGTCCACAAGCGGCCCGTCGACACCGTCACCAGCAACATCGGCCACCTCGTCGGCACCGGCTTGCTCTCCGCCGACGAGGAGCGCACCATCGCCGATCGGCTCGTCGCTCCCGACATGGCAAGCGGTTTCGGTCTCCGCACCCTCTCGACGACCGCCGGTGGGTTCTGGCCGCTGAGCTACCACGGCGGCAGCGTCTGGACCCACGACACCGCCATCGCCATCGACGGCCTCACGCGCGCCGGCCTCACTGACCAGGCCCGCACGCTCGCCGAGGGCCTCCTCCGCGCCGCAGTCACCTTCGACTACCGGATGCCGGAGCTGCACTCCGGCGACGACGCCGCCGACGTCATCGCGCCCGTACCGTACCCGGCCGCATGCCGGCCCCAGGCATGGAGCGCCGCGTCAGCGTTCCCCGTCTGGGTTGCGCTGCGCTGA
- a CDS encoding response regulator transcription factor, with the protein MTLPARILVVDDDESIRTAVASSLRAEGFAVRTAGDGDTLVDDLASGRPDLVVLDWMLPGASGIVLAARVRSVSDAAVVMMTARDELEDRLRGFAEGADDYVVKPFAMAELVARVTAVLRRRGRIPSVVEVGDLVVDPDGATARRGGALLDLTATEFRLLCFLAEGRGRTLSKAQILTQVWGYDDIDPNIVEVHLSALRRKMEAHGPRLIHTIRGLGYRMSAERVAA; encoded by the coding sequence GTGACCCTCCCCGCCCGCATCCTCGTCGTCGACGACGACGAGTCCATCCGCACCGCCGTCGCCTCGAGCCTCCGCGCCGAGGGGTTTGCCGTGCGCACCGCCGGCGACGGCGACACCCTCGTCGACGACCTGGCCTCCGGGCGCCCCGACCTGGTGGTGCTGGACTGGATGCTGCCCGGTGCGAGCGGCATCGTGCTGGCTGCCCGCGTGCGGTCGGTGTCGGACGCGGCCGTGGTGATGATGACGGCGCGGGACGAACTCGAGGACCGACTCCGCGGGTTCGCCGAGGGGGCCGACGACTACGTGGTGAAGCCGTTCGCGATGGCGGAGCTCGTGGCCCGGGTCACCGCGGTCCTGCGGCGGCGCGGGCGGATCCCGTCCGTGGTCGAGGTCGGCGACCTGGTCGTCGACCCGGACGGCGCGACCGCCCGCCGCGGTGGTGCGCTGCTCGACCTGACCGCGACCGAGTTCCGGCTGCTCTGCTTCCTGGCCGAGGGTCGTGGCCGGACGCTGTCGAAGGCGCAGATCCTGACGCAGGTGTGGGGGTACGACGACATCGACCCGAACATCGTCGAGGTGCACCTCAGTGCACTGCGGCGGAAGATGGAGGCGCACGGCCCACGCCTCATCCACACGATCCGCGGGCTGGGCTACCGGATGAGCGCCGAGCGGGTCGCCGCGTGA